Genomic window (Candidatus Bealeia paramacronuclearis):
GTTCCCTCATTCGCTGATGTGGAATTGGAATTGATATTGGCTAAATTCATTGTCTTGCCTTTCTGTGGCAATATGCCTTTTCTGTCGTTTCAATTTCTCAAGCTCTCTCACCAAGCTGACGATGGGACTCTGCATGGGATCAATATGGACAAATGGAATTCTCCACTGTTCCTCTTACTGGAACGTGTGGCCCGGGGTCATATCGTTTCCCATAATCACAACTCGCTCTTGTGGCTTTTGAACCTGAATCACGGCATCCCTGACACTTGCCAGACTCAGAATCTGATTTTGTGCCTGTTGTGATACCGCATTATAAGCGCTCAAAGCATGCGCATGACACATCGCTAAAACCTGTCCCGCTAAAGCAATCGATGGCGTCTCATCAATCACGAAGTGAATCGGCTGATAAGGCTGCTGAGCTTTAGAGTGAGATTTGCGTCGTGCCATGCTTGCCTCTCTTGATCTTAACCGTAAGGATTAGACTGTTTCATTGACTGCAACAAAAGCATGTTCAGTGCACTGGCAGGAAGATCAGCCTGTGCAACTTTCTTAGTTGCGTCTGCGACAGATGCGGTGTCGACCGCATAAATCAGGTTAATACCTTGTGTTGTTGTTGCCTGATGGATCAAGTTCGATTGCTGCTGTGCAAATGTCGCATTCTGAATGGAAGTGGACAAAGAGTTAGCGGCGGCCTGATACAGATTGCTGGTTGCCACGGCTGCGGACTCTCCTAACACCTTGACGTTGGATTGCGTTACCGCATCTGTGATCTGATCATTGACGGCTGTAGGGTAAGCCATTGTGTTCTCCTTTATTCATTAATGTTTAACTTCAATGTCTTGCCAAGATTAATGAGCTCCTTCAAGAGACTCATGTTTCTTATTTATTCAATGCTTTCAACATGATGGTCATCAATGCATCAGCAGGAACGTCTGCACGTGCCAATTTCTCAGATGCATCACCAACAGCAGCGGTGTCGACCGCATAAATCAGGTTAATGCCCTGTGTTGTTGTTGCCTGATGGATCAAGTTCGATTGCTGCTGTGCAAATGTCGCATTCTGAATGGACTGCGCCAATGAATTGGCAGAAGATTGATAGAGATTGCTTAATGCCACTGCTGCGGACTCGCCCAAGACTTTAACATTGGATTGAGTCACTGCATCAGTAATTTGGTTATTTACAGAT
Coding sequences:
- a CDS encoding RebB family R body protein, producing MARRKSHSKAQQPYQPIHFVIDETPSIALAGQVLAMCHAHALSAYNAVSQQAQNQILSLASVRDAVIQVQKPQERVVIMGNDMTPGHTFQ
- a CDS encoding RebB family R body protein, yielding MAFPTSVNNQITDAVTQSNVKVLGESAAVALSNLYQSSANSLAQSIQNATFAQQQSNLIHQATTTQGINLIYAVDTAAVGDASEKLARADVPADALMTIMLKALNK
- a CDS encoding RebB family R body protein, encoding MAYPTAVNDQITDAVTQSNVKVLGESAAVATSNLYQAAANSLSTSIQNATFAQQQSNLIHQATTTQGINLIYAVDTASVADATKKVAQADLPASALNMLLLQSMKQSNPYG